A single Candidatus Delongbacteria bacterium DNA region contains:
- the sulP gene encoding sulfate permease produces the protein MSSLVPKTFTVLKNYDRSQFGKDVISGLVVGIIAIPLSIALAISSGVGPEQGLYTAIVAGFIISFLGGSRVQVGGPTAAFVPIVYTILQDYGISGLQIATIMAGAFLIFMAVAKLGAIIRFIPYPIVTGFTSGIAISILVKQFKDFFGLTMEKTPAEFPELIHEYIKSIGTTNLQILGIGALSLIIMVLWKKYSPVKFSVIPGSLLAIIITTLIVQLFSMDEVITIGSKYNQLSSIIPVLTIPDLPDMHTFKMLLGPAISIALLAGIESLLSAVVADGMIGGHHRSNAELMAQGTANIASALLGGIPATGAIARTAANIKTGGRTPVAGMVHALSIFLIMLVLIDYAKMIPLTTLAAILIMVAYNMADWEVFRDIFKAPKSDMIVFFITFLLTVVFDMMIAIEIGMAMAILLFMKRMIEVTEVNLVNDSEIDDLAESNQRKLIKERFNDSVLLYEIRGPFFFGASDKFLRVNSNTKNNTKYIILEMKDVPAIDVTGLHYLTQLYKTCKSNDVKLLFCGIRTQPMKVLHRSGFVDHCGESSFYKTVDEAIEAI, from the coding sequence ATGTCGTCATTAGTTCCAAAAACATTTACTGTTCTCAAAAATTATGATCGAAGCCAATTTGGAAAGGATGTTATTTCTGGATTGGTCGTAGGAATAATTGCAATTCCTCTATCCATTGCTCTTGCTATATCTTCAGGAGTTGGTCCTGAACAAGGTTTATACACGGCAATTGTTGCAGGATTTATTATTTCGTTTCTTGGTGGTAGCAGGGTTCAAGTCGGTGGACCTACAGCTGCTTTTGTTCCAATAGTTTATACAATTTTACAGGATTATGGTATTTCAGGTTTACAAATTGCGACGATTATGGCTGGAGCTTTTCTAATCTTTATGGCTGTAGCAAAACTAGGAGCTATCATTAGATTTATTCCTTATCCAATTGTAACGGGATTTACTTCTGGCATTGCAATTTCAATTCTTGTAAAACAGTTTAAGGATTTTTTTGGTCTTACTATGGAGAAAACACCTGCTGAGTTTCCAGAATTAATTCACGAATATATAAAATCAATAGGAACTACGAATCTCCAAATACTTGGAATAGGAGCATTATCATTGATTATCATGGTCTTATGGAAGAAATACTCTCCTGTAAAATTCTCCGTGATTCCAGGATCTCTTCTAGCGATAATAATTACTACTTTAATAGTTCAGCTTTTTTCCATGGATGAAGTTATAACTATTGGAAGTAAATACAATCAATTAAGTTCAATTATTCCGGTATTAACTATTCCAGATTTACCAGATATGCATACTTTTAAAATGCTGCTTGGACCTGCTATTAGTATCGCACTTCTTGCAGGGATTGAGTCGTTGCTTTCTGCGGTGGTAGCTGATGGTATGATTGGGGGGCATCATAGATCAAATGCTGAATTGATGGCTCAAGGTACCGCGAACATCGCTTCAGCTTTACTTGGTGGTATTCCGGCAACTGGTGCGATTGCCAGAACCGCTGCAAATATTAAAACTGGAGGTAGAACTCCGGTGGCAGGTATGGTTCATGCCTTGTCAATATTTTTGATAATGCTGGTACTGATAGATTATGCTAAAATGATTCCTTTAACAACTTTGGCTGCAATTTTGATAATGGTAGCTTACAATATGGCTGATTGGGAAGTTTTTAGAGATATTTTTAAAGCTCCTAAAAGTGATATGATAGTATTTTTTATAACCTTCCTTCTTACCGTAGTCTTTGATATGATGATTGCAATTGAGATTGGTATGGCAATGGCAATTCTTCTGTTTATGAAACGTATGATTGAAGTAACCGAAGTTAATCTGGTTAATGATTCAGAGATTGATGATCTGGCAGAAAGTAATCAAAGGAAGTTGATAAAAGAAAGATTTAATGATAGCGTTCTTCTCTACGAAATCAGAGGACCTTTCTTTTTTGGAGCGAGTGACAAATTCCTGCGTGTAAATAGTAATACTAAAAATAATACTAAATATATTATTCTTGAAATGAAGGATGTTCCAGCAATTGATGTTACTGGATTACATTATCTTACGCAGTTATACAAAACTTGTAAATCAAATGATGTTAAACTTCTTTTTTGTGGTATAAGAACTCAACCGATGAAAGTTTTGCATAGATCAGGTTTTGTTGATCATTGTGGTGAGAGCAGTTTTTATAAAACGGTTGATGAAGCTATTGAAGCTATTTAA
- a CDS encoding class I SAM-dependent methyltransferase, giving the protein MNRQIDNKKAYNEIAHIWDSDDFLAKENGIEQHKRAIQFTKKRGLALDIGCGASGRIIKLLRENGFEVEGLDFSEEMLRRARLRDSEIVYHQADIRTWNFTSKYDFVSGWDSIWHVRLSEQKDLIKKICEGLNKDGVFIFTGGGLDSPEEISNNAMGPELSYSTLGITGYLDLISKCGCVCRHFEFDQYPENHVCFIVQKIKGD; this is encoded by the coding sequence ATGAATCGTCAAATTGATAATAAAAAAGCTTATAATGAGATTGCACATATATGGGATTCTGATGATTTTCTGGCAAAAGAGAATGGTATTGAACAGCATAAAAGAGCTATTCAATTTACAAAAAAAAGAGGCTTGGCTCTAGATATTGGTTGTGGAGCTAGCGGAAGAATAATTAAACTTTTAAGGGAGAATGGTTTTGAAGTGGAAGGGCTGGATTTTTCAGAAGAAATGTTAAGGAGAGCAAGACTACGTGACTCTGAAATTGTTTATCATCAGGCAGATATTAGAACATGGAATTTTACATCAAAATATGATTTTGTCAGTGGATGGGATAGTATTTGGCATGTTAGGCTAAGTGAACAGAAAGATTTGATCAAAAAGATATGTGAAGGCTTAAATAAAGATGGAGTTTTTATTTTTACCGGAGGAGGACTTGACTCTCCTGAAGAGATTTCAAACAATGCTATGGGACCAGAATTGTCCTACTCGACTCTAGGTATAACTGGTTATTTAGATTTAATTTCAAAATGCGGATGCGTTTGCAGACACTTTGAATTTGATCAATATCCGGAAAATCATGTTTGTTTCATAGTTCAAAAAATTAAAGGAGACTGA
- the recJ gene encoding single-stranded-DNA-specific exonuclease RecJ: MEKYWNITEREDENLIKTLALDTSLHESVIELLLQRGLRSIDDINKFLNPEHEIFYDPFLMKDMDLAVERVISAIVNKESILIWGDYDVDGITSTALMYFFFKKLGVNVTYIIPDREIDGYGLSIEGVREAVKEGVNLIITVDCGITSVEQAIYATENDLDIIISDHHEPGPELPKVYAVIDPKRKDCKYPFKHLAGVGVAFKLIQGVLIKSGMPVTDANEFLDIVTIGTSADIVPLIGENRKIVISGLKKLTRTDKVGMKAIIKKLGLDQKAISVSNIIFGMAPRLNAAGRMGDAKRAVRLLTSSNVNAANELVEILEIENNRRKEFDAHTLRQAIKINEEQNKYNPETDKSIVVFNDEWHVGVIGIVASRLLEKYNRPSVVISVENGVGKGSCRSIPSVNIYNVLKGCSDLLIQFGGHEYAAGLLINEDNIPAFKKRFNESVKDTLNEDSLKPFLDVDLVASFFDIDNELVDVLEKFEPFGPSNRQPVFASYHVEVVGRPRIVGTNHLKLKLKQNEIVQDAIGFNLADKYDLVNSHGYINIAYNIEKNSWNGKTYIQLKLKDIKV; the protein is encoded by the coding sequence GTGGAAAAATATTGGAATATTACCGAAAGAGAAGATGAAAACCTAATAAAGACTCTAGCTTTAGATACAAGTTTACATGAATCTGTTATTGAGCTTCTTCTGCAAAGAGGATTGAGAAGTATTGATGATATCAATAAGTTTTTAAATCCTGAGCATGAGATTTTTTATGATCCCTTTTTGATGAAAGATATGGATCTTGCCGTTGAAAGAGTTATTAGTGCTATTGTAAATAAAGAATCTATCTTGATTTGGGGCGATTACGATGTTGACGGAATTACTTCAACAGCTTTGATGTATTTTTTTTTCAAAAAATTAGGCGTAAATGTAACATATATTATACCTGACAGAGAAATTGATGGATATGGTCTTTCAATTGAGGGCGTAAGAGAAGCTGTCAAAGAAGGCGTTAATCTGATCATTACCGTCGATTGTGGTATAACGTCTGTGGAACAAGCAATATATGCCACTGAAAATGATTTAGATATTATTATCAGTGATCATCACGAACCAGGTCCTGAGCTTCCTAAAGTTTATGCTGTGATTGATCCGAAACGGAAGGATTGTAAATATCCTTTTAAGCATTTAGCTGGAGTTGGAGTAGCATTTAAGCTGATTCAAGGTGTTCTTATAAAATCCGGAATGCCTGTTACTGATGCAAATGAATTTTTAGACATTGTTACAATTGGTACCTCTGCTGACATTGTCCCACTTATCGGTGAAAATAGAAAAATTGTGATTTCTGGGCTCAAAAAACTTACGAGAACCGATAAAGTTGGTATGAAAGCAATAATAAAAAAACTTGGTTTGGACCAAAAAGCTATTTCAGTTAGCAACATTATTTTTGGAATGGCTCCTAGACTTAATGCTGCTGGTAGGATGGGTGACGCAAAAAGAGCCGTAAGACTTCTTACTTCAAGTAATGTTAATGCTGCAAATGAATTGGTTGAAATACTTGAGATAGAGAACAATAGAAGAAAAGAATTTGACGCACATACTTTAAGACAAGCCATAAAAATCAATGAGGAGCAAAATAAATACAATCCCGAAACTGATAAATCCATTGTTGTTTTTAATGATGAGTGGCATGTTGGAGTTATTGGTATTGTTGCCTCAAGATTATTAGAAAAATACAATAGACCAAGTGTGGTTATATCTGTTGAAAATGGTGTTGGTAAAGGATCGTGTAGAAGTATACCATCAGTTAATATATACAATGTGCTAAAAGGGTGTTCAGATCTTTTAATTCAATTTGGTGGTCATGAATATGCTGCTGGATTATTGATTAATGAAGACAATATTCCTGCTTTTAAAAAACGATTTAATGAGTCTGTGAAAGATACATTGAATGAAGACAGTTTAAAACCATTCTTAGATGTTGATCTAGTTGCAAGTTTTTTTGATATAGATAATGAGTTAGTGGATGTTTTAGAAAAATTTGAACCTTTTGGGCCTAGTAATAGACAACCCGTTTTTGCATCTTATCATGTTGAAGTCGTTGGAAGACCAAGAATTGTAGGTACTAACCATCTAAAACTTAAGTTAAAACAGAATGAAATTGTTCAAGATGCGATAGGCTTTAATTTAGCTGATAAATATGACTTGGTTAACTCTCACGGTTATATTAATATCGCCTATAATATTGAAAAAAACTCTTGGAATGGTAAAACATATATTCAGCTAAAGTTAAAAGATATTAAAGTTTGA
- a CDS encoding response regulator: MNKIFTRTTTTDLIYSLIIAVSGLVLILATINYYASLGKSEKEFSHKINEKIESLSNVLEDPLWNMDVEEIKRIPQLYFQDEDIYSIVINYRIDSHSLTKREKPGNLFKMKKEIFHLNEKIGDLEMVFSQDKYITSATQQYKETLIIFLITLVILIVIFRYIVKFSIEFPFKDLVFNLEEVAKGKYGQKIPKKKHKDINLIITRFNSMTEQINLRDKELNAAREFLSDIIDSITSIIITTDNHGFITLVNNKAREFFPIGLKNNSNSQFWETITLLSRFKRNWEQVLNGVEISIRREKLIEDEARYFDIFMYPLSGDNVDGVVIRIDEVTEIEKKDEQLRQAQKMETVGFLAGGLAHDFNNVIGGIIGTISLIKYYINKEINIDINKLKQHLITVEDSGKRASDMVQQLLTLAKRHELSLTPLDLNLSLKHVVKICNNTFDKSIDIKVRYYPEPAMIKADLTQIEQVILNVCVNASHAMTIMKSQSQRQGGILEISINKISIDPHFIKLHHDMKPGNYWILKIIDEGIGIPDNIKNKVFDPFFTTKDKDKGTGLGLSMVYNIIKQHDGFVDFYSDLNIGTTFNIYIPVFEEKVESEESLNSDNYFIEKSEGLILIVDDEEIMRRLSEEILKEAGYEVITAKNGKDGVEIYRHNFKLIKGVIMDMAMPVMSGKEAFVEMQKINPDVKVLMASGFKQDDRVKESILRGVRGFISKPFSMNELISSVKKYIG; the protein is encoded by the coding sequence TTGAATAAAATCTTTACTAGAACAACTACTACCGATTTAATTTACTCTTTAATTATTGCTGTTTCTGGACTTGTTTTGATCCTTGCGACTATAAATTATTATGCATCTTTAGGTAAAAGTGAAAAAGAGTTCTCCCATAAAATAAATGAAAAGATTGAGAGTTTGTCAAATGTTCTTGAAGATCCTCTCTGGAATATGGATGTTGAAGAGATCAAAAGAATTCCTCAGTTATATTTTCAGGATGAAGATATTTATTCGATAGTTATTAATTACAGAATTGATTCACATTCACTAACAAAAAGAGAAAAGCCAGGAAACCTGTTTAAAATGAAAAAGGAAATATTCCATTTAAATGAAAAAATTGGTGATTTGGAAATGGTTTTTTCACAGGATAAGTATATCACTTCTGCTACTCAGCAATACAAAGAAACTCTGATAATTTTCTTGATAACTTTGGTAATCCTCATTGTAATTTTTCGATATATTGTAAAATTTTCCATTGAATTTCCTTTTAAAGATTTAGTTTTTAATCTAGAGGAAGTTGCCAAAGGAAAATATGGACAAAAAATACCCAAAAAAAAGCATAAAGATATCAATCTCATCATAACAAGATTTAACAGCATGACTGAGCAGATAAATTTGAGAGATAAAGAACTCAATGCGGCTAGAGAATTTCTATCAGATATTATCGACTCAATTACTTCAATAATAATTACCACCGATAATCATGGTTTCATAACTCTTGTAAACAACAAAGCTAGAGAGTTTTTCCCTATAGGATTAAAGAATAACAGTAACTCACAATTTTGGGAAACAATCACCTTGCTTTCAAGATTTAAAAGAAATTGGGAGCAAGTTTTAAATGGTGTTGAGATTAGCATAAGAAGAGAAAAACTAATAGAGGATGAAGCAAGGTATTTTGATATTTTTATGTATCCATTATCGGGAGATAACGTAGATGGTGTAGTGATAAGAATAGATGAAGTTACTGAAATTGAGAAGAAAGATGAACAGCTAAGACAGGCACAGAAAATGGAAACAGTAGGTTTTCTTGCCGGAGGATTAGCTCATGATTTTAACAATGTGATCGGTGGAATTATTGGTACGATTTCACTTATCAAGTATTATATCAATAAGGAAATAAATATTGATATTAATAAGCTTAAACAACATCTGATTACAGTTGAAGATTCTGGTAAAAGAGCTTCTGATATGGTCCAGCAATTGTTAACTCTTGCAAAGAGACATGAATTGTCGTTAACACCTCTAGATCTGAATCTTTCTTTGAAACATGTTGTGAAGATTTGTAATAATACATTTGATAAAAGCATTGATATAAAGGTTCGCTATTATCCGGAGCCTGCGATGATCAAAGCTGACCTAACTCAAATAGAGCAAGTTATTCTTAATGTTTGTGTTAATGCTTCTCACGCTATGACTATTATGAAATCACAAAGTCAAAGACAAGGTGGAATATTGGAAATTTCAATAAATAAAATATCGATTGATCCTCATTTTATAAAATTACATCATGATATGAAACCGGGAAATTATTGGATACTAAAAATTATTGATGAAGGAATTGGAATTCCTGACAACATCAAAAACAAAGTGTTTGATCCTTTCTTTACTACAAAAGACAAGGATAAGGGAACTGGATTAGGGTTATCAATGGTTTACAACATTATTAAACAGCATGATGGGTTTGTTGATTTTTATTCTGATTTAAATATTGGAACTACTTTCAATATTTATATTCCTGTTTTTGAAGAAAAAGTTGAAAGTGAAGAGAGCCTGAACTCCGATAATTATTTTATAGAGAAAAGTGAAGGTCTAATTCTTATAGTTGATGACGAAGAGATCATGAGAAGACTATCAGAAGAGATTTTGAAAGAAGCTGGCTATGAAGTTATCACTGCAAAAAATGGAAAAGATGGAGTAGAAATTTATAGGCATAATTTTAAATTGATAAAAGGCGTCATTATGGATATGGCAATGCCTGTGATGAGTGGGAAAGAAGCTTTTGTCGAGATGCAAAAAATTAATCCGGATGTAAAAGTTTTAATGGCCTCAGGCTTTAAACAAGATGACAGAGTTAAGGAGTCTATTCTTAGAGGTGTGAGAGGTTTTATTAGTAAACCATTCAGTATGAACGAATTGATATCATCAGTAAAAAAATATATCGGATAA
- a CDS encoding VOC family protein — MKLGIFSLSLSVKDLTASKEFYEKLGFKKFAGDENYKYLIMKNGETVIGLFQDMFKGNILTFNPGWNSNAAVFENYDDIRIIQNKLIESGIEIEDRIDAKGTGPANFSIKDPDGNIILFDQHI; from the coding sequence ATGAAGCTAGGTATTTTTTCTTTGAGCTTAAGTGTGAAAGATTTAACAGCATCAAAAGAGTTTTATGAGAAATTAGGTTTTAAAAAATTTGCTGGTGATGAAAATTATAAATATTTAATTATGAAAAATGGTGAAACAGTAATTGGACTTTTTCAAGATATGTTCAAAGGGAATATTCTTACTTTTAACCCAGGTTGGAATTCAAATGCTGCTGTTTTTGAAAACTATGATGATATCCGAATAATTCAAAATAAGCTAATTGAATCCGGCATCGAAATTGAAGATAGAATTGATGCTAAAGGTACAGGTCCTGCAAATTTTTCAATTAAGGATCCCGATGGAAATATAATTTTATTTGATCAACATATTTAG
- the recG gene encoding ATP-dependent DNA helicase RecG — protein sequence MKDITIDQIQSLDSKSKAALTKCGIKNLFDLIYYFPKRYIDRKNVTAIRELYSILKQDGEIKKEYNFIVKVVDKRSVTSRNRQILNVTFSDDTGFINCAWFHYASFYNKKIQVGEQYLISGKPSYRGKWEIAHPDYQKIKNEDFEGKIVPFYQIAPEMRIKGIDSSVLEKIIFTVLTEVKEQLTDLVPVHILEKFKFPDFKSSIMEIHKPSNDFSLINSLKRLKFEEFFYLQLLFARRKQRNILRQSKFKISDKGLLFDRFYDLLTFELTDDQKKTIKEIYSDLRSGKVMNRLLQGDVGSGKTIVALSAVMLMVGSGFQCAVMAPTEILAEQLYLEFKSYCKEFEINISFLSGGLSNKLRDEVLNNIANGVTDIAIGTHALFQKDVLFSSLGLVIIDEQHRFGVMQRGDLIEKGDAPHVLSMSATPIPRTVTLSIYGDLDVSIIKSMPSNRKKIITKLRSDDELNKIYDFIKSELDKGNKAYIIFPLVEKSEKSDLSAASDQYFKFKENQFKDYDVFLLHGKMRSIEKEEVMQKFKSAKNGVLVSTTVVEVGVDVKEATVILIMHAERFGLAQLHQLRGRVGRNSIQSYCILNYSTGIGEESMERLKVMEETSDGFSLSEKDFEIRGPGEFLGDNQSGYSDLKIANLFRDRDLLEMARKEAFQLLSQDFNLSDHQSLRDYMNKKFGEVWDILKY from the coding sequence GTGAAAGATATCACGATTGATCAAATACAAAGTTTAGACTCAAAATCTAAAGCAGCTTTAACAAAATGCGGAATAAAAAACTTATTTGATTTAATCTACTATTTCCCAAAACGCTACATCGATAGAAAAAATGTTACAGCTATCAGAGAGTTATATTCCATATTAAAACAAGATGGAGAGATAAAAAAAGAATATAACTTTATTGTTAAGGTAGTTGATAAAAGATCGGTTACTTCAAGAAACAGACAGATTCTCAATGTGACATTTAGTGACGACACTGGATTTATTAATTGTGCATGGTTTCATTATGCTTCATTCTATAACAAAAAAATTCAAGTTGGGGAGCAGTATCTTATTTCTGGAAAGCCATCTTATAGAGGTAAATGGGAGATTGCTCATCCAGATTACCAGAAAATTAAAAATGAAGATTTTGAAGGAAAAATTGTTCCTTTTTATCAGATTGCTCCTGAAATGAGAATAAAAGGAATTGACTCATCTGTTCTGGAAAAAATTATTTTTACTGTTCTGACAGAAGTCAAAGAACAATTGACTGATCTGGTGCCTGTGCATATTCTAGAGAAATTTAAATTTCCAGATTTTAAAAGTTCAATTATGGAGATCCATAAGCCTTCTAATGATTTTAGTTTGATAAACTCTTTAAAAAGATTGAAGTTTGAGGAATTTTTCTATTTACAATTACTTTTTGCAAGACGAAAACAAAGAAATATTTTACGCCAGAGTAAATTCAAAATTAGTGATAAAGGACTATTGTTTGACAGGTTTTATGATCTACTTACCTTTGAACTTACCGATGATCAGAAAAAAACAATTAAAGAAATTTACAGTGATCTTAGATCTGGTAAAGTAATGAATAGATTATTGCAGGGCGATGTTGGTTCTGGGAAAACAATTGTTGCCCTATCCGCTGTTATGTTGATGGTTGGTAGCGGTTTTCAATGTGCCGTAATGGCACCGACCGAAATTTTGGCAGAACAACTCTATCTTGAGTTCAAAAGCTATTGTAAAGAGTTTGAAATAAATATATCATTTTTGTCTGGAGGATTATCAAATAAATTGAGGGATGAAGTTCTTAATAATATTGCAAATGGTGTTACTGATATTGCTATTGGTACTCATGCACTTTTCCAGAAAGATGTTCTATTTTCTTCACTTGGTCTTGTTATCATTGATGAACAACATAGATTTGGAGTAATGCAAAGAGGAGATTTAATTGAAAAAGGGGACGCTCCCCACGTACTTTCTATGTCTGCAACACCTATTCCCAGAACTGTTACTTTGTCAATTTACGGAGACTTGGATGTTTCGATTATAAAATCAATGCCATCCAATAGAAAGAAAATTATTACTAAACTTAGATCAGATGATGAATTGAACAAGATCTATGATTTTATAAAATCTGAGCTGGATAAAGGTAACAAAGCATACATAATTTTCCCACTAGTTGAGAAGAGCGAAAAATCAGACCTGTCAGCGGCTTCAGACCAATACTTTAAATTTAAAGAGAATCAGTTTAAAGATTATGATGTGTTCCTTCTTCATGGTAAAATGAGAAGTATTGAAAAAGAGGAGGTTATGCAGAAGTTTAAATCTGCAAAAAATGGAGTACTTGTTTCCACGACTGTTGTAGAAGTTGGTGTTGATGTGAAGGAAGCGACTGTGATTCTTATTATGCATGCTGAAAGGTTTGGTCTTGCTCAATTACATCAATTAAGAGGCAGAGTCGGAAGAAACTCAATTCAATCCTATTGTATTTTAAACTATTCCACTGGAATTGGTGAAGAATCTATGGAAAGATTAAAAGTTATGGAGGAAACTTCGGATGGTTTTAGCTTAAGTGAAAAGGATTTTGAGATTAGAGGACCAGGTGAGTTTTTAGGGGATAATCAATCTGGGTATTCCGATCTTAAGATAGCCAATCTTTTTAGAGATAGAGATCTTTTGGAAATGGCTAGAAAAGAGGCATTTCAACTATTATCCCAAGATTTTAATTTGTCAGATCATCAGAGTTTAAGAGATTATATGAATAAAAAATTTGGTGAAGTCTGGGATATTTTGAAATACTAA
- a CDS encoding MBL fold metallo-hydrolase — MYESKIHILNDGFLIIPRFKNESDPVFKKFPTLRLPEIRLGVFSYLIQTDGLNILIDNGKGNRLGNSYGKYIFGERVSIEKQLIDKGILPNQIDYVVNTHLHFDHCSGNTKIDNGHVVPVYSNAKYVIQKLEYEYALQIYKTDNSYIQENFLPINKFGMLMMIDGDFQLSESVELLLCGGHTPGMMIVKHTDKNNIFYFVSDLIPTRHNVKLDNPENVDFDNDQTRKYKNELLNRCAADKAVIVFQHSIIAEACQIEKREDKFHFKRFNFNERFLI, encoded by the coding sequence ATGTATGAATCCAAAATTCATATTTTGAATGATGGATTTTTGATTATTCCTAGATTTAAAAATGAATCAGACCCTGTTTTTAAAAAATTTCCCACTCTAAGATTACCTGAAATAAGATTAGGTGTTTTTTCGTATTTAATTCAAACTGATGGTTTGAATATTCTTATAGACAATGGAAAGGGCAATAGACTTGGAAACTCTTATGGGAAGTATATTTTCGGAGAAAGAGTATCGATAGAAAAGCAATTAATTGATAAAGGAATTTTGCCCAATCAAATTGATTATGTTGTTAATACTCATCTACATTTTGATCATTGTAGTGGCAACACGAAAATAGACAATGGACATGTAGTGCCTGTTTATTCAAATGCAAAATATGTTATCCAAAAACTGGAATATGAGTATGCCTTACAGATTTATAAGACTGATAACTCATATATTCAAGAAAATTTTCTTCCAATAAATAAGTTCGGTATGTTAATGATGATAGATGGTGATTTTCAACTTTCAGAGTCTGTTGAGCTCTTATTATGTGGTGGACACACTCCGGGTATGATGATAGTTAAACATACTGATAAAAATAATATATTCTATTTCGTAAGTGATTTGATTCCAACAAGACATAATGTGAAACTAGATAATCCTGAAAATGTAGATTTTGACAATGATCAGACAAGAAAGTATAAAAATGAATTGTTAAACAGATGTGCTGCAGATAAAGCAGTTATTGTTTTTCAACATTCAATAATTGCTGAAGCATGTCAAATCGAAAAACGTGAAGATAAGTTTCATTTCAAGAGGTTTAATTTTAATGAAAGATTTTTAATCTAG
- a CDS encoding HDOD domain-containing protein: MNKKELTSIIKNIKDLPTLPNIIIKIIAVVNDPLSSANDIKKLIENDYVQTARVLKLVNSSFYGFSKNVSKVTTAIVIIGYNEIKNLLISCSVYDVFKKSHKLDNQYFDMQNFMDHSLGTAICARMIGEMLKYNEPEELFVGGLLHDIGKIILYQYFHEDFIEALKQIGHKVYFQNEREFIGFTHNEIGLILTEHWSMPEKIRDMVTYHHYYHFSKLFKQESAIIYLADSITRTMKIGEYDKTNPPIADDNLLEFLGVNEEFIMKVMESLPNRFIEVKQLFESY; encoded by the coding sequence ATGAATAAAAAAGAATTGACTTCTATCATAAAAAACATAAAAGATTTACCAACTTTACCAAATATAATTATTAAAATTATCGCAGTTGTAAATGATCCTCTATCAAGTGCCAATGATATAAAGAAATTGATAGAAAATGATTATGTTCAGACAGCAAGAGTTTTAAAACTTGTCAACTCTTCTTTTTATGGTTTTAGTAAAAATGTTTCAAAAGTTACAACTGCAATTGTTATTATTGGATACAATGAAATCAAAAATCTTTTAATTAGCTGCTCTGTGTATGATGTTTTTAAAAAGAGTCATAAACTTGATAACCAATATTTTGATATGCAGAATTTCATGGATCATTCACTTGGAACTGCTATCTGTGCTAGGATGATAGGCGAGATGTTAAAGTATAATGAACCTGAAGAGTTATTTGTGGGAGGCTTGCTTCATGATATAGGTAAAATTATTTTGTATCAATATTTCCATGAGGATTTTATTGAAGCTTTAAAACAAATTGGACATAAAGTTTACTTTCAGAATGAGCGGGAGTTCATTGGCTTCACTCATAATGAGATAGGATTGATACTTACTGAACATTGGTCCATGCCTGAAAAAATAAGAGATATGGTTACATATCATCATTACTACCATTTCTCTAAACTTTTCAAACAAGAAAGTGCAATTATTTACTTAGCAGATTCAATTACTAGAACGATGAAAATTGGTGAATACGATAAAACGAACCCTCCTATTGCTGATGATAATTTGTTAGAATTTTTAGGTGTAAATGAAGAGTTTATAATGAAAGTTATGGAGTCTCTACCAAATAGATTTATAGAGGTTAAACAGTTATTTGAAAGCTATTAA